A single Cannabis sativa cultivar Pink pepper isolate KNU-18-1 chromosome 7, ASM2916894v1, whole genome shotgun sequence DNA region contains:
- the LOC133039779 gene encoding uncharacterized mitochondrial protein AtMg00310-like, producing MGRNKNDILGFLKEKMRKKIFSWETMFLSKAGKEVLIKSVAQALPNYAMRVFLLTKEIRSSLEGMMAKFWWKSQSSSTSKGVSWVSWKRLCQHKNFGGLGFRDLRDYNLSFLGKQGWRLLTMEDTLVAKIYKARYYPQGSFLNAELGQNPSFIWRSIWEAQSLV from the coding sequence ATGGGGAGAAATAAAAATGACATTCTTGGTTTCTTGAAGGAGAAAATGAGAAAGAAAATCTTTAGTTGGGAGACTATGTTTTTGTCTAAAGCTGGAAAAGAAGTCTTGATTAAATCAGTAGCTCAAGCCTTGCCTAATTATGCAATGAGGGTGTTTCTCTTGACCAAAGAAATTCGCTCGAGCCTTGAAGGTATGATGGCAAAGTTCTGGTGGAAATCTCAATCGAGTTCAACTAGTAAGGGAGTAAGTTGGGTTAGTTGGAAGCGGCTTTGTCAACATAAGAATTTTGGAGGGCTTGGCTTTCGGGATCTTCGTGACTACAATCTCTCTTTTTTGGGAAAACAAGGTTGGAGGTTACTTACTATGGAGGATACGCTTGTGGCGAAAATTTATAAAGCAAGATATTATCCACAAGGTTCATTTCTTAATGCCGAGTTGGGACAAAATCCAAGCTTTATTTGGAGGAGTATTTGGGAGGCTCAATCTCTTGTTTGA